From the genome of Novosphingobium sp. TH158, one region includes:
- a CDS encoding rod shape-determining protein, with amino-acid sequence MSGFFSRFFKLGSQNMAIDLGTANTLVYAQDRGIVLNEPSVVAIETINGVKKVKAVGDDAKMMMGKTPDSIEAIRPLRDGVIADIEVAEEMIKHFIRKVQGGRGTFRRQEIVICVPSGSTSVERRAIRDAASNAGASEVFLILEPMAAAIGADMPVTEPVGSMVVDIGGGTTEVAVLSLRGLAYTTSVRVGGDKMDEAIVSYVRRHHNLLIGESTAERIKKDYGVATTPLDGVGETIHIKGRDLVNGVPKEITITQANLAEALNEPISAIVEGVRIALENTAPELAADIVDQGIVLTGGGALIKGLDDYLREETGLPVSIAEDPLSCVALGTGRAMEEPIYRGVLMTA; translated from the coding sequence ATGTCAGGCTTCTTCTCCCGATTCTTCAAACTTGGTTCGCAGAACATGGCCATTGACCTGGGTACGGCAAACACCCTCGTCTATGCGCAGGATCGGGGCATCGTGCTTAACGAACCCTCCGTCGTCGCGATCGAAACGATCAACGGCGTGAAGAAGGTCAAGGCCGTGGGCGACGACGCCAAGATGATGATGGGCAAGACGCCCGATTCGATTGAGGCGATCCGCCCGCTGCGCGATGGCGTGATTGCCGACATCGAAGTGGCTGAAGAAATGATCAAGCACTTCATCCGCAAGGTCCAGGGTGGCCGCGGCACCTTCCGCCGCCAGGAAATCGTGATCTGCGTGCCGTCGGGCTCGACCTCGGTCGAACGCCGCGCCATCCGCGATGCGGCTTCCAACGCCGGCGCCTCGGAAGTGTTCCTCATCCTCGAACCGATGGCAGCTGCTATCGGTGCGGACATGCCGGTAACCGAACCGGTCGGTTCGATGGTCGTCGATATCGGCGGCGGCACGACCGAGGTTGCGGTTCTCTCGCTGCGCGGCCTTGCCTATACCACCTCGGTCCGCGTCGGTGGCGACAAGATGGACGAAGCGATCGTTTCCTACGTCCGCCGCCATCACAACCTGCTGATCGGTGAATCGACCGCCGAACGCATCAAGAAGGATTACGGCGTCGCCACGACCCCGCTCGACGGCGTGGGCGAGACGATCCACATCAAGGGCCGCGACCTCGTCAACGGCGTGCCCAAGGAAATCACCATCACGCAGGCGAACCTTGCCGAAGCGCTCAACGAACCGATCAGCGCCATCGTCGAAGGCGTGCGCATCGCGCTGGAAAACACCGCGCCGGAACTGGCCGCCGATATCGTCGATCAGGGCATCGTGCTCACTGGCGGCGGCGCGCTGATCAAGGGGCTGGACGATTACCTTCGCGAAGAGACCGGCCTTCCGGTTTCGATCGCCGAGGATCCGCTCTCCTGCGTTGCGCTCGGCACCGGGCGCGCGATGGAAGAGCCGATCTATCGCGGCGTCCTGATGACCGCCTGA
- the rodA gene encoding rod shape-determining protein RodA, whose amino-acid sequence MWRHIIPEPIARQPWRVILPLIALVLFGGSVLYTAAGGSLQPWALSHVVRFGVFLVMALVISLFPKDLFKVGAYPVYGLVVILLVLVDLIGGIGGGSQRWLNLGFMMLQPSELMKPVIVLVMARFYADLPPTMTTEFKALFPALGLLAVPALLVMIQPDLGTGLAISFGALVVIFLAGLPLRWFIAGGAVAVAAAPIAFFTLLHDYQQKRVFVFLDPEADPSGTGYHILQSKIAIGSGGMFGKGFGQGSQSMLGYLPEAHTDFVFATMAEQWGILGGLFVLAIFGHILRWGMNVARNAPDRFSQLLAAGMTCTVFFYIAINLMMVMGLAPVVGIPLPFVSHGGSSMMTNMICIGTLMAVDRWSKTGKRWAD is encoded by the coding sequence ATGTGGCGCCATATCATTCCCGAACCCATCGCGCGCCAGCCATGGCGGGTGATCCTGCCGCTGATCGCATTGGTACTGTTCGGCGGTTCGGTGCTCTATACGGCCGCCGGCGGCTCGCTTCAGCCCTGGGCGCTAAGCCACGTCGTGCGCTTCGGCGTATTCCTGGTGATGGCGCTGGTGATCTCGCTGTTCCCCAAGGACCTGTTCAAGGTGGGGGCCTATCCCGTCTATGGGCTGGTCGTGATCCTGCTGGTGCTGGTCGACCTGATCGGCGGCATCGGCGGCGGCAGCCAGCGCTGGCTGAACCTTGGCTTCATGATGCTGCAGCCATCGGAACTGATGAAGCCGGTGATCGTCCTCGTCATGGCACGCTTCTATGCCGACCTGCCGCCCACCATGACCACCGAATTCAAGGCGCTGTTTCCCGCACTTGGCCTGCTCGCCGTGCCGGCGCTGCTGGTGATGATCCAGCCCGACCTTGGTACGGGGCTGGCGATCAGCTTCGGCGCGCTGGTGGTGATCTTCCTTGCCGGCCTGCCGCTGCGCTGGTTCATCGCGGGCGGTGCAGTGGCCGTCGCTGCCGCACCGATCGCCTTTTTCACCCTGCTGCACGATTACCAGCAGAAGCGCGTCTTTGTGTTCCTCGACCCCGAAGCGGACCCCAGCGGCACCGGTTACCACATCCTGCAATCGAAGATCGCGATCGGTTCTGGCGGCATGTTCGGCAAGGGGTTCGGCCAGGGATCACAATCCATGCTTGGCTACCTGCCCGAAGCCCACACCGACTTCGTCTTCGCCACGATGGCCGAACAATGGGGCATCCTTGGCGGACTTTTCGTCCTGGCGATCTTCGGCCACATCCTGCGCTGGGGCATGAATGTGGCCCGCAACGCGCCGGACCGGTTCTCTCAACTGCTCGCCGCCGGGATGACCTGCACGGTGTTTTTCTACATTGCGATCAACCTGATGATGGTCATGGGCCTTGCTCCGGTCGTCGGAATTCCGCTGCCTTTCGTCAGCCACGGCGGCTCCTCGATGATGACCAACATGATCTGCATCGGCACTTTGATGGCGGTGGATCGCTGGTCGAAGACGGGGAAACGCTG
- the mreC gene encoding rod shape-determining protein MreC — translation MAPPSIRRTGFSKRAQYGTFFGYMAAVVGALIGVAALLVSIYEPKAFSGLRGAASDATAPVGQAVAAGRETGNGFLDIIGGYFTRGSRVARLEKEAELNRIRLAEAAATAEENRRLKALLDLPKETTGEVAKAQLIASTGSSPRRFATISAGSSRGVATGMPVRSPLGLVGRVLEASRNTARVLLITDSESVVPVRRSRDGITATARGVGDGTLRLELVNLGLNPLKPGDVFVTSGSGGLFRPGIAVAVVSKLTHDGAIAQVLSDPSASEFVVVEPAWAASLGLPDAAATATPPSEPAKR, via the coding sequence ATGGCGCCGCCGAGCATCCGGCGCACCGGCTTTTCCAAACGGGCGCAATACGGAACATTTTTCGGTTACATGGCTGCGGTTGTCGGCGCGCTGATCGGCGTTGCCGCGCTGCTGGTCTCGATCTACGAGCCGAAGGCCTTTTCAGGCCTGCGCGGCGCGGCTTCGGATGCCACAGCCCCGGTCGGGCAGGCAGTGGCCGCAGGTCGCGAAACCGGCAATGGCTTCCTCGACATCATCGGTGGCTATTTCACGCGGGGCAGCCGGGTTGCGCGGCTCGAAAAGGAAGCCGAGCTCAATCGCATCCGGCTCGCAGAAGCCGCCGCGACCGCTGAAGAAAACCGCCGCCTGAAAGCATTGCTGGACTTGCCGAAGGAAACCACCGGCGAGGTTGCCAAGGCGCAGCTTATTGCCTCGACAGGATCGAGCCCCCGCCGCTTTGCCACCATTTCCGCCGGTTCCTCGCGCGGGGTTGCAACCGGAATGCCGGTCCGCTCGCCGCTCGGGCTTGTGGGCCGCGTGCTCGAAGCCTCGCGCAATACGGCGAGGGTCCTGCTGATTACCGACAGCGAAAGTGTCGTCCCTGTGCGCCGTTCGCGCGATGGCATTACGGCCACCGCCCGCGGTGTCGGCGATGGCACGCTGCGCCTTGAACTGGTCAACCTCGGCCTCAATCCGCTCAAGCCTGGTGACGTGTTCGTCACCTCCGGTTCCGGCGGACTCTTCCGCCCCGGGATTGCCGTCGCCGTGGTAAGCAAGCTGACGCACGATGGGGCCATAGCCCAGGTGCTCAGCGATCCCTCGGCGAGCGAATTCGTGGTGGTCGAACCGGCATGGGCGGCGAGCCTTGGCCTTCCCGACGCTGCAGCCACGGCCACCCCGCCTTCGGAACCGGCGAAGCGCTGA
- the mreD gene encoding rod shape-determining protein MreD: MAGGRPPLFAQRRYRKEINRTHSPILAVLVPWLSIMLGSLATQWLSIFSSALAPPFGYLLLVSWRQIRPGVLPVWSGLPLGLFDDLYSGLPFGSAILLWSLTLIVMEMVEARFPWRSVLVDWLAGSVLVTAYIVLCFLFGTPGEHGVSPLALLIQVPLAILLLPLSGRFAAWCDRMRLVRFRSID; the protein is encoded by the coding sequence ATGGCCGGTGGCCGCCCTCCCCTCTTTGCGCAACGCCGTTACCGCAAGGAGATCAACCGCACCCATTCGCCGATCCTTGCGGTCCTGGTACCCTGGCTTTCGATCATGCTGGGCTCGCTGGCGACGCAGTGGCTGTCGATCTTTTCCAGCGCGCTTGCCCCGCCCTTCGGCTACCTGCTGCTGGTGAGCTGGCGACAGATCCGGCCCGGCGTTCTGCCGGTCTGGTCCGGTCTGCCCCTGGGCCTGTTTGACGATCTATATTCTGGCCTGCCCTTCGGTTCGGCCATCCTGCTCTGGTCGCTGACCCTGATCGTCATGGAAATGGTCGAGGCGCGTTTTCCCTGGCGCAGCGTGCTGGTGGACTGGCTCGCCGGATCGGTGCTGGTCACGGCTTACATTGTCCTTTGCTTCCTCTTCGGCACTCCGGGTGAGCATGGCGTCTCGCCGCTGGCCCTGCTGATCCAGGTGCCGCTGGCCATCCTGCTGCTGCCGCTTTCGGGCCGCTTCGCCGCATGGTGCGATCGCATGCGTCTTGTCCGCTTCCGGAGCATCGATTGA
- the mrdA gene encoding penicillin-binding protein 2 → MLKWIRERFTQTTRRHVTSGQLANSFDRRAMVVGAMQGGLGVLLAARMTWIAVAENEHFKTLAESNRVNLSLIPPRRGLILDRNNQPLAANQQYYRVDLIPERVADIDETLGKLGQILRLTPSEMQDLKDKVEHSQGFQPVEISARLDHEQYDAISIRLPEMPGVLPQRGFARLYPTGPSVGHLVGYVGAASAEEYKKDRNPLLITPGYKLGKDGLEKRFEELLRGTPGARRTEVTASGRVVRDLEMREDVPGKPLKLTIDAGLQDYASRRIGPESAAVVVMDCYTGDLLCMASMPSFDPNSFSDGIGRIEWKMLSDDDHVPLRNKVLRGLFPPGSTVKPMVAMAFLEAGLDPAASVGCSGGLRVGNRVFHCWNRRGHGSVDMAKGIYQSCDVYFYHFAQKIGMEKIAAMARRLGLGQSFDLPVVGQSYGTVPDPAWKERKYNKPWAVFDTVNATIGQGYMLVNPLQQAVMAARIASGLEVQPRLIHDPNPPQFKSLGFSQEHLDFVHKAMSDVVNGPGTAGKARLPVENVLLAGKTGTAQVVGLNISSGKGGLWKHRDHGHFICFAPFDKPRYACAVVVQHGGGSGAAYPIARDVMTYLFDPAKAWEVLHGMEAGWGGTPQQRMAARFRAYESQYGTGAPKVGTDADVQQTAERVDAAGTPSQGIVNDATAPRPEVDLPQPASSPSPASSPAPGGGNPQ, encoded by the coding sequence ATGCTCAAGTGGATTCGCGAACGCTTTACCCAGACGACCCGCAGGCACGTCACGAGCGGCCAGCTTGCCAATTCGTTTGACCGGCGGGCCATGGTCGTCGGCGCCATGCAGGGCGGGCTTGGCGTGCTGCTTGCCGCGCGCATGACGTGGATTGCGGTTGCCGAGAACGAGCATTTCAAGACCCTGGCCGAGAGCAACCGCGTCAACCTCAGCCTCATTCCGCCCCGCCGCGGGCTGATCCTCGATCGCAACAACCAGCCCCTGGCCGCGAACCAGCAGTACTACCGTGTCGACCTCATCCCCGAGCGTGTCGCGGATATTGACGAGACGCTGGGCAAGCTGGGGCAGATCCTTCGCCTGACGCCTTCGGAAATGCAGGACCTGAAGGACAAGGTCGAACATTCACAAGGCTTCCAGCCGGTCGAGATCTCCGCGCGACTGGACCATGAACAGTACGATGCGATCAGCATCCGCCTTCCCGAAATGCCCGGTGTCCTGCCTCAGCGCGGCTTTGCCCGGCTTTACCCGACCGGCCCATCGGTTGGCCATCTGGTCGGCTATGTCGGCGCGGCTTCTGCCGAAGAATACAAGAAGGACCGGAACCCGCTGCTGATCACGCCCGGCTACAAGCTGGGCAAGGACGGCCTGGAAAAGCGTTTCGAGGAGCTCCTTCGCGGCACCCCGGGTGCACGGCGTACCGAGGTGACGGCCAGCGGCCGCGTGGTGCGTGACCTCGAAATGCGCGAAGACGTGCCGGGCAAGCCGCTGAAGCTGACCATCGACGCTGGCCTGCAGGACTATGCCTCGCGCCGCATCGGTCCGGAATCGGCAGCAGTCGTCGTCATGGACTGCTACACCGGCGACCTCTTGTGCATGGCATCGATGCCCAGCTTCGATCCGAACAGCTTTTCCGACGGCATCGGCCGCATCGAATGGAAGATGCTGTCGGACGACGATCACGTGCCGCTGCGCAACAAGGTGCTGCGCGGGCTTTTCCCGCCGGGATCGACCGTCAAGCCGATGGTGGCCATGGCTTTCCTTGAGGCCGGGCTCGATCCGGCTGCCTCGGTCGGCTGCAGCGGCGGCCTGCGCGTGGGCAACCGCGTGTTCCATTGCTGGAACCGCCGCGGCCACGGTTCGGTGGACATGGCCAAGGGCATCTACCAGAGCTGCGACGTCTATTTCTATCACTTCGCCCAGAAGATCGGGATGGAAAAGATCGCCGCCATGGCCCGGCGACTTGGCCTGGGGCAGAGCTTCGACCTGCCGGTTGTCGGCCAGTCCTATGGCACGGTGCCCGATCCCGCCTGGAAGGAACGCAAGTACAACAAGCCCTGGGCCGTGTTCGATACGGTGAACGCCACCATCGGCCAGGGCTACATGCTGGTCAATCCGCTGCAGCAGGCGGTGATGGCGGCACGCATCGCATCGGGGCTGGAAGTGCAGCCACGCCTGATCCACGATCCCAATCCGCCGCAGTTCAAGTCGCTCGGCTTCTCGCAGGAACACCTCGATTTCGTTCACAAAGCGATGAGCGATGTCGTCAACGGACCCGGCACCGCCGGCAAGGCGCGTCTGCCGGTCGAGAATGTGCTGCTTGCCGGAAAGACGGGCACGGCGCAGGTGGTCGGACTGAACATCTCCAGCGGCAAGGGCGGCCTGTGGAAGCACCGCGACCACGGCCACTTCATCTGTTTCGCCCCGTTCGATAAGCCGCGTTACGCCTGCGCGGTCGTTGTCCAGCACGGGGGCGGTTCGGGGGCGGCCTATCCCATCGCGCGTGACGTGATGACGTACCTGTTCGATCCCGCCAAGGCATGGGAAGTGCTGCACGGCATGGAGGCCGGCTGGGGCGGAACGCCGCAACAGCGCATGGCTGCCCGCTTCCGCGCCTATGAATCGCAGTATGGCACCGGCGCGCCCAAGGTGGGCACGGATGCCGATGTGCAGCAGACCGCAGAACGGGTGGACGCCGCAGGAACGCCCAGCCAGGGCATCGTCAACGATGCAACCGCTCCGCGGCCGGAAGTGGACCTGCCGCAACCGGCGTCCTCCCCCTCCCCGGCATCCAGCCCGGCACCGGGCGGGGGCAATCCGCAATGA